One part of the Bacillus sp. FJAT-27916 genome encodes these proteins:
- a CDS encoding heavy metal translocating P-type ATPase — MKEVHFQVTGMSCAACSARIEKVLGKMDGIEEANVNLATETSTVVYDPKKITVQDIKDKVEKIGYGVATKQTNLVISGMSCAACATRIEKGLSKMDGVIGANVNLALEEGTVEYDESQVSERDLIERVEKLGYHAALKEDAEAKEDNPREKAIKKQQWKFIISAILAFPLLWTMFGHFSFTSWMYVPEFLMNPWVQLALATPVQFIIGWQFYEGAYKALRNGSANMDVLVALGTSAAYFYSLYEAIRSAGHAGHHPALYFETSAILITLILLGKLFEAKAKGRSSEAIKKLMGLQPKTAVIIRDNEEVTVPLEEVRVDDLIYVRPGEKIPVDGEVIEGSSSVDESMLTGESVPIDKQAGDRVYGATLNKNSFLKIKAVKVGRDTALAQIIKVVEQAQGSKAPIQRLADKISGIFVPIVVGIAILTFIAWYFIVSPGNFSEALENTIAVLVIACPCALGLATPTSIMAGSGRAAEHGILFKGGEYLETFYQIDTVIFDKTGTLTYGKPALTDIKLLGQWSEEEVLQIAAAVEKPSEHPLAEAIVEAARERQLQLKAVSSFEAVPGYGVVAELDGRQIRVGTRRLVEQAGLPIMDVEPLMAELESMGKTAMIVAVDEEIAAVVAVADTIKEESARAVKELQTQGIEVWMISGDNQRTAEAIAKQAGITHVIGEVLPEGKANEVRNLQTQGRKVAMVGDGINDAPALALADVGIAIGTGTDVAMEAADITLMKGDVQGVADALYVSRQTMRNIKQNLFWAFGYNALGIPVAFCGLLAPWLAGAAMAFSSVSVVLNALRLQRLKL, encoded by the coding sequence ATGAAGGAAGTTCATTTTCAAGTGACTGGAATGAGCTGTGCGGCTTGTTCAGCACGAATAGAGAAGGTTCTTGGCAAGATGGACGGAATCGAAGAGGCCAACGTTAATCTCGCTACCGAGACATCCACAGTAGTGTACGATCCTAAAAAGATAACTGTACAGGACATCAAGGATAAGGTGGAGAAAATCGGATATGGTGTGGCAACGAAGCAGACGAATCTCGTCATCTCAGGAATGAGTTGTGCTGCCTGTGCAACGAGAATTGAAAAAGGCTTATCAAAAATGGACGGTGTCATTGGGGCAAATGTGAATCTTGCCTTAGAAGAAGGTACGGTTGAATATGATGAAAGCCAGGTGTCTGAGAGGGACCTGATTGAGAGAGTCGAGAAGCTTGGCTATCATGCAGCGTTGAAAGAGGATGCAGAAGCAAAAGAGGATAACCCGCGCGAGAAGGCCATTAAGAAACAGCAGTGGAAGTTCATTATTTCGGCTATCCTGGCTTTTCCATTGCTATGGACGATGTTCGGACACTTTAGCTTTACGTCATGGATGTATGTGCCGGAGTTCTTGATGAACCCATGGGTGCAATTAGCCCTTGCGACACCAGTTCAGTTTATTATCGGCTGGCAATTCTATGAGGGGGCCTATAAGGCGCTTCGCAATGGAAGTGCCAATATGGATGTTTTGGTCGCACTCGGAACATCGGCTGCCTATTTCTACAGCTTATATGAAGCCATTAGAAGTGCAGGTCATGCTGGCCATCATCCAGCTCTCTATTTTGAAACGAGTGCCATCTTAATCACGTTGATTTTGCTGGGCAAATTGTTTGAAGCAAAAGCGAAGGGGCGTTCCTCAGAGGCTATTAAGAAGCTGATGGGCCTCCAGCCGAAAACTGCTGTTATTATTCGTGACAATGAGGAAGTGACCGTTCCGCTTGAGGAGGTCCGTGTGGATGATCTTATTTATGTGCGGCCAGGAGAGAAAATTCCGGTCGATGGAGAGGTCATAGAAGGATCCTCCAGTGTGGATGAATCCATGCTTACAGGAGAAAGTGTACCGATTGATAAACAAGCTGGAGATAGGGTGTATGGTGCAACACTCAATAAGAACAGCTTCCTCAAGATTAAGGCGGTTAAGGTTGGCAGGGATACAGCGCTCGCGCAAATTATTAAAGTGGTCGAGCAGGCCCAGGGCTCTAAAGCACCTATCCAGCGATTGGCTGATAAAATTTCCGGGATTTTCGTGCCAATCGTCGTCGGAATTGCCATCCTTACCTTTATTGCTTGGTATTTCATCGTTTCACCAGGCAATTTTAGTGAGGCATTGGAGAATACGATTGCTGTCCTCGTTATTGCCTGCCCGTGTGCATTAGGGCTTGCTACGCCGACCTCCATTATGGCAGGTTCCGGCAGGGCGGCTGAACATGGCATTCTATTTAAAGGTGGAGAGTATTTAGAAACATTCTATCAGATTGATACGGTTATTTTTGATAAAACGGGGACGCTTACCTATGGAAAGCCTGCCTTAACGGATATCAAGCTGCTGGGTCAATGGAGTGAGGAGGAAGTGCTGCAGATTGCGGCGGCTGTTGAAAAGCCCTCTGAGCATCCTCTGGCTGAAGCAATTGTGGAGGCGGCAAGAGAACGCCAGCTGCAATTAAAGGCAGTCTCGTCCTTTGAGGCTGTTCCGGGATATGGCGTTGTCGCTGAGCTTGATGGCCGGCAGATTCGTGTCGGTACAAGGCGCTTGGTCGAGCAGGCAGGCTTGCCCATTATGGACGTTGAACCATTGATGGCTGAATTAGAGAGTATGGGCAAAACGGCTATGATTGTGGCCGTTGATGAAGAGATTGCCGCAGTTGTGGCTGTTGCTGATACAATCAAAGAAGAATCCGCTCGTGCTGTCAAAGAACTGCAAACCCAGGGTATTGAAGTATGGATGATCAGCGGAGATAATCAGCGTACGGCGGAGGCGATTGCTAAGCAGGCAGGAATCACGCATGTCATCGGGGAAGTGCTCCCTGAAGGAAAAGCTAATGAGGTTCGCAATCTTCAAACGCAAGGCAGAAAGGTTGCCATGGTCGGTGACGGGATTAATGATGCCCCAGCGCTTGCATTGGCTGATGTCGGCATTGCAATCGGCACAGGCACTGATGTGGCGATGGAGGCGGCAGATATTACGCTGATGAAGGGTGATGTGCAAGGTGTTGCCGATGCTTTATATGTAAGCAGGCAGACCATGAGGAACATCAAACAGAATCTTTTTTGGGCATTTGGCTATAATGCATTAGGCATTCCGGTGGCTTTCTGCGGACTGCTTGCCCCATGGCTCGCAGGAGCAGCGATGGCGTTTAGCTCGGTCAGTGTTGTATTGAATGCTTTGCGTCTGCAAAGATTAAAACTCTAA
- the copZ gene encoding copper chaperone CopZ gives MKTDVLKVSGMSCGHCVKAVEESVGGLAGVKTVAVDLNGGKVEVSYDESAVTLDAIKETIDDQGYEVE, from the coding sequence ATGAAAACAGATGTATTGAAAGTAAGCGGTATGTCTTGCGGACATTGTGTAAAGGCAGTGGAGGAGAGTGTAGGAGGTCTTGCAGGAGTGAAAACGGTCGCTGTTGATTTAAACGGGGGCAAGGTTGAGGTTTCTTACGATGAAAGCGCGGTTACGCTTGATGCTATTAAGGAAACCATTGATGACCAAGGATATGAGGTAGAATAA